GCCGCGGTTGTAGCAATGTAAATAATGAGCCATAGTCGTGCCCTTATGAATGAGATATAATGGGTCGGTTACATGAGGCCATTTTTCGAGCCATTCCATTAAGACAATCCAATATGCCAATCCAACAGCCTTCTTAGCATGAGACGTGCCTGTGCATTGAGGTGTGGGGTCATGGCTTGCCACTCAGATTCTTTGTCCAAGGTTTGTCATGGTCTAGTTTCGCCAAGAACCCAAGATATAAGAGGGAagctataatttatatatgtaatcaTATTTTGTCGCAACCTATATTAATATCTTTCCGCACAAATATCGAGTGAACACACACGCAGCTATAATTTATCTCTCCGTGACGTCACCAAGCTATAATTTTGAACTAAATAACTTATGCcaattaaatttctttgtttgttacctcttcacagttacaccactgaaccgatgtctacaaaattttgtataaatatagtaatCGACTactgaaaataatgtttttgatgAATTCTGATCACATACCGGCTAATCCTTTTAATCGACACTTAGCGAGTAATTGCAAGAAAGAAGTAATTCATTCGTTTCGTTTAGATGTGAATTACTACTATGCTGTAAGACCTTTGCATTGTGAATATACGACAATTTTGTTCATAGTGTAATATAATCTACTTCTAAAGCCcttttatttgataataatacattctattaataaagagaaaaaaattgtatttttgtatgtttgtaacgaataaactcaaaatctACTGGGCAGATTTTCACGAAATGTGGCACAGATTTTGAATAGACCTTCGGGAGTgacatctttctacttttacttttactcaACTATCGGTAGTGGACTATAGATCGGCAACGCTAAAAGTAGTACTTTGTCAAAGTCACACGCAATGTTTCTGTACACGTCCAGCTGCaatgttttgaaaattattttcacgaTTTAAAGCCCACCTTTATGATATATATTACAACAACGAGTGTGAcgtctttgaaaaaaaaaatgtctatgatttatttcaatgttggtaaaacattaatattccccaaaattttgtaaatatgcgCGGCACCCGCGGCTCTGCCCGCATGAAAATACCCCATGTAATCCTAGACATTAGgtcttaaattttcattatatatgtactaagGCAATTATTTTACGTTATTAGCATCACTTATCCGTGAGCGTGCAACGTAAAGTTAGTCATCCATGACTGAAACATGCTTTGACTTTAATAGCTTTCGTCCTATGCCATAGgaattaccaaaaaaatagTTCATGTTTTTTGCAAGATGTTAAATActacaattataattatagctGCATGTGTAGTCAGAAgacatttgtaaataaatattattatatcttgtAAATATAAGATGTTACagctatatataatatagctAGGTGTGGAGTGTGGGTGACATACCATAAGATTCCTATTACACTATCCGTTATTCAGCAAGTGATATTAAAACTGTCTGAGAATCTAACTAGACTACTCACTATTACAATAGTATGAAAAACCTCCTAGTAGGAGCTGATGACCTcgattttatctttaatttattcaatttaagttttaagaCTAAGACAGTCTTATTATTGAATAGTCTAATAACGGCTTAAGTTAGACGAATTGGGTATCGTCAATTCTGAACTGGCAACATTAATACCATACACTTCAACGACTGTCAGATTACGAGTCTTTCCAAAGTTTGTGTTTGATCATGGCGGTGGGTAAAAATAAAGGCCTATCGAAAGGCGGCAAGAAGGGTGTTAAGAAGAAGATGTAAGTTTGCAATATGGTCATAATATATTGGGTAAATCATTATACTTTCGATTTATCATTTATAGAATCCTTGTTTATTTGTGATCGCCACGATAAATGTAGATAAGACTGAGCGATCTCGTGTCTTAGatcttttttaatgtttgtatatttgtggATATTATACAAGTTCTGTGACAGGCAAACCCTTATTTGGAATCAGTGGTTAAAAGTATTGTGCTAGGAATTGCATTGCTACAAAATTCTTCGAGATATGAGACGAACAAATTAAGGTTAACTTCAAGTAATTTTTCAGTGTTGATCCCTTCACAAGAAAAGACTGGTATGATGTCAAGGCACCGTCCATGTTCACCAAGAGACAGGTGGGAACCACCCTCGTCAACCGTACCCAGGTGagtttgtttatatgtttggttaaaaaaataacctaaaactTAGTGTATTTTATAACCTACCATAGTAAACAATTAAAGAATTGTTTCTTTTTGCAATTAGCAAATTATATTTCCTTACTCTAAAGAAAGTCCAAATATCAACCACTACTGTTATCCATCGTGATTCAATATCTCAGTTCGCTATCATTTTCACACGAACATTActttctcttttatttttgaaagataCATTaagttttggaaaaatattacaaatttttggGCTTTTGATTTACCCAATAGGGCCGTAAACACGTGAAAACGAAATTTTGTCTAGAATTTAGTTTACAGTAACTTGTATTAAAACTTTTGAGTGTAtaagagtaaataaaaaaaactaaatgatGACACACCTAGCTCGCAATGAAACAGATCTGATGAAAACTTCTGTTCCCTTTTGATTTATCACTGACAATATACATGCAAACACTttgttttttcacatagtAACTGTGAGTCTAAAAAGGTAATTTATCTTAGGGTACGAAAATCGCTTCGGAGGGGCTGAAAGGCAGAGTGTTTGAAGTATCGCTGGCTGATCTTCAAGCTGACACTGATGCTGAAAGGTATGCTTCTTTTTCCATCTAGCTTTAAccctggttacatcctcacttcTATGGAGAAGTGTCTGGGTCACACCTATGATGatgaaaaaaggtttttagATGAATTCACTCTCATCTGACTTCTGCAACCTTTGTGCAAGGAAAAATGTGTTATGGGCAGGCTACTtaaactgcataaatttatgttatgaaagttgtattttgtatgtttgaccTTTACCTAAAACAACTATTTAATTTCAACATAACTTTCCCAAAACTATCTCTAtttagctttttattatgacttgaaATGGGAGGAAGATAGTTTTCTGTACGATAAAAACTGTGTGGCGCGTGCCATTCTATGGGGGCAGGCATATAGCAATATtacacataattaaaaaaaaaataccctgCAGTCCAGCTATATGATGCACCATTTTGGTCTCCATATCGTTACAAACTGCAGATATTACTGCTGCCACATAATATTGTGCCTGCATACACTTGTGTAGGCCTTTTATGTCGTTGCTACAGTTTTGTGAGCACCATGTGCTTTTTGCCAGGGAAAAATGTGACTCCTCCATTTCTTGGATATGTCCATTAGCCCTaacagttaataataaataaataattgtttatttatttttagcttttaACAACTAGTGTTAGAACAATTTGATAACAGTCTTGTTCCATAGAAACTAAATCTTTTGGAGTAGATATAAATTGATGCTTTTGGTCACAATATGTTGACCACACTTTTACTGAAGTaataatcacaaaaaaatagtttcatCCTACACAAACACCTACATTGTTGAACTATTAATTGTAGGTCTTTCCGCAAGTTCCGGCTTATCGCTGAGGACGTGCAGGGCCGCAATGTCCTGTGCAATTTCCATGGCATGGACCTCACCACTGACAAGCTCAGGTAATGTAACTTATTCTCTTGTCAATTTCCTAGTATCTATCCTAGTTTTGTTCCTGTTTCAAATGTTGGAAAGGGGTTGCTGGGAAGGGTAtaaatatctatctatctataaataaacacacataacaataataaacatatatttataaataaacacaggTAACTTAACTATTTTATCTCAGACATTTCAAAGAATGATCCATCCATCATTATAATGATCCATGGTCACATTGTTACATGATTtggaacattattataattataaatagtataatatacaTGAAAGTTTGAAATCAGTTATAGGTCTATATCTATTAATGCTACCATTGAAAAGCTCCGATCAGGTCActagtattagtatagataagccGTTTCTAATGCCAGGTCTGCAGTCCAGCTATATGTTGAGCCCACATGGTCTTCATATCGTTTCAAACTGCACATATTGACGCTGTCACATGATGTAGTGCCTCTGTGTGTGTACATATACGCCTTTCATGTCATTGCTACATTCATTATCTGAGCTTTCTGCTCGCTATATTAGCTAGTTATGCTGTTTTTTATGAGCTATGATTACATTAAGACTGCATCTTATTAGTCAAAAGTGATAAAGTAAATGTCACACATCACTGTGAACCTTTTTCGTTCTTAAAACCTGTCTGCTGTTGAATGGAGCAGATTTACTTACTGTAGGAATTTGTTTGTGGCCTACTAAAAAGACCTGCTTGTACAGATTTTGTGCtacattacaattataatattaaaaattattgccTGTAGGTTTCATTCAAAACATaactttaatttgatataatcAGATTCAGAATAGCCGAAGAATAATAATTCGCAGTTACTGTTTAGTGGGTTATTCACTAATTATCGTTACTTGCCAACAGATGGATGGTAAAGAAATGGCAGACCCTAGTCGAGGCCAACATTGATGTTAAGACCACGGACGGGTACCTCCTTCGCGTGTTCTGCATCGGATTCACCAATAAGGACACGTTGAGCCAAAGGAAGACCTGCTATGCCCAGCACACTCAGGTAAATTGATttatctctgcgtgttcccgctCGCACCCTcaacagaagtgtttcggggcccggggtccacTTTCCGACTTTTCCGGTTTTCGGCGTCCTCGGAGTTCAGTCCGTTAGGCtcacatcatacatacataaaatcacgcctctttcccggaggggtaggcagggactacctctttccacttgccacgatctctgcatacttccttcgcttcatccacattctctTTGCTCACATCATCTTTTGCAATATCATCTTTTCTTCGAAACTTAAATGATTGGGAAATAAACTACATTTATATTAGTAAGTTGTGATACAATTATGCCAGGCATAGTgatgtcattatttttaaactgtaaCAGTAATAGAAATGTTTATGGTCAAATTAGTATTCAATTTTTTACGAAATACGACGCGACAaggtctttaaaaaaaagctagGAAAAGCATGttgttttttaagtatttttaattatttattaatttaaatattttattcaaccCACAGGTGCGAGCCATCAGGAAGAAGATGTGCGAGATCATCACCCGTGACGTGACCAACTCTGAGCTGCGCGAGGTGGTCAACAAGCTGATCCCGGACTCCATCGCTAAAGACATTGAGAAGGCCTGCCACGGCATCTACCCTCTCAGGGATGTTTGCATCAGAAAGGTGAGTTTGGTTAAATGAGTTTGATAATTTTCCTGCTGTACCGATTTGTATGTAAACCCCGTCTTGGGCAAGACTGACTttgttttggtatttttttgcCACCTACTTGTAACAGCATATTTAGTCATATTCTGGAAATTCCCTTGTTAAGAAGTGCCCCTTTAATACATATGCACATTCTgcaatatgtaatttttttcatttgtcaGTCCATTTAAACTTGCTTATAACCTCCAAATAAAGaattgtaggtatatactttGTATCCCactcctatttttttaaatgatgacACACCTAGCTCGCAATGACACATACATGATGAAAACTCATGTTCCCTTTTGATTTACCGCTGATGGTCCCCACACTTGACTTGACAACCTCTTTTCTAGATCATGTGCT
The DNA window shown above is from Amyelois transitella isolate CPQ chromosome 30, ilAmyTran1.1, whole genome shotgun sequence and carries:
- the LOC106139451 gene encoding small ribosomal subunit protein eS1 → MAVGKNKGLSKGGKKGVKKKIVDPFTRKDWYDVKAPSMFTKRQVGTTLVNRTQGTKIASEGLKGRVFEVSLADLQADTDAERSFRKFRLIAEDVQGRNVLCNFHGMDLTTDKLRWMVKKWQTLVEANIDVKTTDGYLLRVFCIGFTNKDTLSQRKTCYAQHTQVRAIRKKMCEIITRDVTNSELREVVNKLIPDSIAKDIEKACHGIYPLRDVCIRKVKVLKRPRFEISKLMELHGEGGGGKRGEVGDKSERPEGYEPPVQESV